The proteins below come from a single Burkholderia contaminans genomic window:
- a CDS encoding 2Fe-2S iron-sulfur cluster-binding protein, with protein MIIHLDGRALTVADGATVAAAVAASGDDTTRVSCTGAARAPFCGMGICQECRMTIDGRRRLACQTLCRDGMQVERTR; from the coding sequence ATGATCATTCATCTGGACGGCCGCGCGCTGACGGTGGCCGACGGCGCGACCGTCGCGGCCGCGGTCGCGGCGAGCGGCGACGACACGACGCGCGTGTCGTGCACGGGTGCGGCGCGTGCGCCGTTTTGCGGGATGGGCATCTGCCAGGAGTGCAGGATGACGATCGACGGTCGCCGCCGGCTGGCCTGCCAGACGCTGTGCCGCGACGGGATGCAGGTGGAGCGCACGCGATGA
- a CDS encoding NAD(P)/FAD-dependent oxidoreductase has product MKQERLSVDVAIVGAGPAGLSAARAAARGGATVAIVDDNPRAGGQIWRQRAAAAPPPAAAERLAVLRQPNVTHLAATRIVAETQPGTLLLEDDERGLLLDFRTLILCCGARELLLPFPGWTLPGVTGAGGLQALIKYGLDVRGQRTVIAGSGPLLLASAATARQAGARVSHVLEQAAWCDVAGFGAGLWRWPSKLAQAAKLVTAAYRPDAHVVEAFGDTRLERVRIRQGDREFDVDCDRLACGFGLVPNTVLPSHLGCRIDNGAVAVDVHQRTSRDGVFAAGECTGVGGSELAMVEGEIAGLAATGQTAPLAALVAQRAHWQAFADAVRARFAIREPIRRLARADTLLCRCEDVRFDAVAQAPGWTAAKLQSRCGMGACQGRVCGAAAQALFGWTPPVPRTPLVPARVGTLMLDGTASCDGA; this is encoded by the coding sequence ATGAAACAGGAACGACTGAGCGTCGACGTCGCGATCGTCGGCGCGGGGCCGGCCGGGCTGTCGGCCGCACGGGCCGCCGCGCGCGGCGGTGCGACGGTTGCGATCGTCGACGACAACCCGCGCGCTGGCGGGCAGATCTGGCGGCAACGCGCAGCGGCTGCGCCGCCGCCGGCCGCCGCCGAGCGGCTCGCGGTGTTGCGGCAGCCGAACGTCACGCATCTCGCGGCGACGCGCATCGTCGCCGAAACGCAGCCGGGCACGCTGCTGCTCGAGGACGACGAACGCGGGCTGCTGCTCGACTTCCGCACGCTGATTCTCTGCTGCGGCGCGCGCGAGCTGCTGCTGCCGTTTCCAGGCTGGACGCTGCCGGGTGTCACCGGTGCGGGCGGCTTGCAGGCGTTGATCAAGTACGGCCTCGACGTGCGCGGGCAGCGCACGGTGATCGCGGGCAGCGGGCCGCTGCTGCTGGCGAGCGCGGCGACGGCCCGTCAGGCCGGCGCACGCGTGTCGCACGTGCTCGAACAGGCCGCATGGTGCGACGTGGCCGGTTTCGGGGCGGGGCTGTGGCGCTGGCCGTCGAAGCTCGCGCAGGCCGCGAAGCTCGTCACCGCCGCCTATCGGCCCGATGCGCATGTCGTCGAAGCGTTCGGCGACACGCGGCTCGAACGCGTGCGGATTCGTCAGGGCGATCGCGAGTTCGACGTCGATTGCGACCGGCTCGCGTGCGGCTTCGGCCTCGTGCCGAACACCGTGTTGCCGAGCCATCTCGGCTGCCGGATCGACAACGGCGCGGTGGCGGTCGATGTGCACCAGCGGACGAGCCGTGACGGGGTTTTCGCGGCGGGCGAGTGTACGGGCGTCGGCGGCAGCGAACTGGCGATGGTCGAAGGCGAAATCGCCGGTTTGGCGGCGACAGGGCAGACGGCGCCGCTGGCTGCGCTCGTCGCGCAGCGGGCGCACTGGCAGGCGTTTGCCGATGCCGTACGCGCGCGCTTTGCGATCCGCGAGCCGATCCGCCGGCTCGCGCGGGCCGACACGTTGCTGTGCCGTTGCGAGGACGTGCGTTTCGATGCCGTCGCGCAAGCGCCGGGCTGGACGGCCGCGAAACTGCAGTCACGCTGCGGGATGGGCGCGTGCCAGGGCCGCGTGTGCGGCGCAGCCGCGCAGGCGCTGTTCGGCTGGACCCCGCCGGTGCCGCGCACGCCGCTCGTGCCCGCACGGGTCGGCACGCTGATGCTGGACGGCACCGCATCCTGCGACGGCGCGTGA
- a CDS encoding ArsR/SmtB family transcription factor, with amino-acid sequence MNDDISTGLPEPDQMRAAAESACALLKVLSNPDRLLLLCELSQGERCVSDLETALDIRQPTLSQQLGVLRDNALVRTRRDGKNIHYSLDSPAAIAVMGVLYEQFCGPAAKGRRDAA; translated from the coding sequence ATGAACGACGATATATCCACCGGGTTGCCGGAACCCGACCAGATGCGCGCGGCCGCCGAATCGGCCTGCGCGCTGCTCAAGGTGCTGTCGAATCCCGACCGGCTGCTGCTGCTTTGCGAACTGTCTCAGGGCGAGCGGTGCGTCAGCGATCTCGAGACAGCGCTGGATATCCGCCAGCCGACCCTGTCGCAGCAGCTCGGCGTGTTGCGGGACAATGCGCTCGTTCGCACCCGCCGCGACGGCAAGAACATCCACTATTCGCTCGACAGCCCGGCCGCGATCGCGGTGATGGGCGTGCTGTACGAACAGTTCTGCGGCCCGGCCGCGAAGGGGCGGCGCGATGCAGCTTGA
- a CDS encoding YeeE/YedE family protein yields the protein MQLDALHFTPWLSLAGGVLIGLAAAWLVAFNGRIAGISGIVGGLLTARAGERNWRAAFVAGLIAAPLVMQVAGSRLTPQVDAGWVELVAAGLLVGVGTRYAGGCTSGHGVCGMSRGALRSVVATGVFMVAGFVTVFVRRHVLGG from the coding sequence ATGCAGCTTGATGCGCTTCATTTCACGCCGTGGCTGTCGCTGGCCGGCGGCGTGCTGATCGGGCTCGCGGCCGCGTGGCTCGTCGCATTCAACGGCCGGATTGCCGGCATCAGCGGCATCGTCGGCGGTCTGCTCACGGCACGCGCGGGCGAGCGCAACTGGCGGGCCGCATTCGTCGCCGGGCTGATCGCCGCGCCGCTCGTGATGCAGGTCGCCGGGAGCCGCCTGACGCCGCAGGTCGACGCAGGGTGGGTCGAATTGGTGGCGGCCGGGCTGCTGGTCGGCGTCGGCACGCGCTATGCGGGCGGCTGCACGAGCGGCCACGGCGTGTGCGGGATGTCGCGCGGTGCGCTTCGCTCGGTGGTCGCGACGGGGGTCTTCATGGTCGCAGGCTTCGTAACCGTCTTCGTGCGACGGCACGTGCTGGGAGGCTGA
- a CDS encoding DUF6691 family protein, whose product MQAGFVFLAGLLFGIGLIVSGMANPQKVLGFLDLAGRWDPSLAFVMAGAIGVAVFAFAWAKRRTRTWLGLPMQLPAARAITVRLVAGSAVFGIGWGIAGFCPGPAIVSIGFGSAKGIVFVVAMLAGMAVFEWLERRRSGR is encoded by the coding sequence ATGCAGGCAGGATTCGTGTTTCTGGCCGGACTGCTGTTCGGTATCGGCCTCATCGTGTCGGGCATGGCCAATCCGCAGAAGGTGCTCGGCTTTCTCGACCTGGCGGGCCGCTGGGATCCGTCGCTCGCGTTCGTGATGGCCGGCGCGATCGGCGTGGCCGTGTTCGCGTTCGCATGGGCGAAGCGCCGGACGCGGACATGGCTCGGCTTGCCGATGCAGTTGCCGGCCGCGCGGGCGATCACGGTGCGCCTGGTTGCCGGCAGTGCCGTGTTCGGCATCGGCTGGGGGATCGCCGGGTTCTGCCCGGGGCCTGCGATCGTGTCGATCGGTTTCGGATCGGCGAAGGGGATCGTGTTCGTCGTCGCGATGCTGGCAGGGATGGCGGTGTTCGAGTGGCTCGAGCGTCGCCGGAGCGGGCGGTGA
- a CDS encoding PLP-dependent aminotransferase family protein → MTPFADSSRLPLPMDGEPLYERLAEHYRRIIAAGTLSPGDRMPSVRAFMAQHGVSLSTAIQAFRRLEDTGWCEAKPRSGYFVRRRASSALETLPESDGPPLSVEPPFAGLHERVSRVIDRANAVPDALNLGGASALATLYPAERLQALAIRLLRRKPTLLTDAGPVGGSPEFRQTMAKRALSYGVTVTPDDVMSTSGGVDAMNLALRAVARPGDTIAIESPAFFGLIQLLESLGLRALEIPASPTAGLSIEALEVALTAYPDIRAVVVVPNLQNPLGCVMPDERKAALVSLCSRHGVAVIEDEPYRELVEAPQPVKPVKAWDRDGTVIYCPSFNKVLAPGMRLGWISAGRWHARVKMLKFAHSRHNAALLQAVAAELVGSGAFDRHLHRFREQLRVQRDMTIDAIARHFPAGTRMNQPPGGMLLWIALPDGVRSEALFDAALAHGVRIAPGSIFSNSDRFDGYIRLACTRVFDAAHEAAFQTLGRLVREATAAT, encoded by the coding sequence ATGACGCCTTTCGCCGATTCATCCCGCCTGCCTTTGCCCATGGACGGCGAGCCGCTTTACGAACGGCTCGCCGAGCATTACCGCCGCATCATCGCGGCCGGCACGCTGTCTCCCGGCGACCGGATGCCGTCGGTGCGTGCGTTCATGGCACAGCACGGCGTGAGCCTGTCGACCGCGATCCAGGCGTTCCGGCGGCTCGAGGATACCGGCTGGTGCGAAGCGAAGCCGCGCTCCGGGTACTTCGTGCGGCGCCGCGCGTCGTCCGCGCTCGAAACACTGCCGGAAAGCGACGGGCCGCCGCTGAGCGTCGAGCCGCCGTTCGCGGGCCTGCACGAGCGCGTGTCGCGCGTGATCGACCGCGCGAACGCGGTACCCGATGCGCTGAACCTCGGCGGCGCGTCCGCGCTGGCCACGCTGTATCCGGCCGAGCGCCTGCAGGCGCTCGCCATCCGGTTGTTGCGGCGCAAGCCCACGTTGCTGACCGATGCCGGGCCCGTCGGCGGTTCGCCCGAATTCCGGCAGACGATGGCCAAGCGCGCGCTGTCGTACGGCGTGACGGTGACGCCGGACGACGTGATGTCGACGAGCGGCGGCGTCGATGCCATGAATCTTGCGTTGCGCGCGGTGGCGCGCCCCGGCGACACGATCGCGATCGAATCGCCGGCCTTCTTCGGCTTGATCCAGTTGCTCGAAAGCCTCGGCCTGCGTGCGCTCGAAATCCCGGCCAGCCCGACAGCCGGCCTGTCGATCGAGGCGCTCGAAGTGGCGCTGACCGCGTACCCGGACATCCGGGCGGTGGTCGTCGTGCCGAACCTGCAGAACCCGCTCGGCTGCGTGATGCCCGACGAGCGCAAGGCCGCGCTCGTCTCGCTCTGTTCACGCCATGGCGTGGCCGTGATCGAGGACGAGCCTTATCGCGAGCTCGTCGAGGCGCCGCAGCCGGTCAAGCCGGTGAAGGCATGGGACCGCGACGGCACGGTGATCTACTGCCCGTCGTTCAACAAGGTGCTGGCCCCGGGGATGCGGCTGGGCTGGATAAGTGCGGGGCGCTGGCACGCGCGCGTGAAGATGCTGAAGTTCGCGCACAGCCGGCACAACGCCGCGTTGCTGCAGGCCGTTGCCGCCGAATTGGTGGGCTCGGGCGCGTTCGATCGCCATCTGCACCGGTTCCGGGAACAGTTGCGCGTGCAGCGCGACATGACGATCGATGCGATTGCGCGGCATTTCCCGGCCGGAACCCGGATGAACCAGCCGCCTGGCGGGATGCTGCTGTGGATCGCGCTGCCGGACGGCGTGCGCTCCGAGGCGCTATTCGACGCCGCGCTGGCGCATGGAGTCAGGATCGCGCCCGGTTCGATCTTCTCGAATTCCGACCGCTTCGACGGCTATATCCGGCTCGCTTGCACGCGCGTGTTCGATGCGGCGCACGAAGCGGCATTCCAAACGCTCGGGCGCCTCGTACGGGAAGCCACCGCGGCCACGTAA
- a CDS encoding cytochrome-c peroxidase, translating into MATAAVLAGLALAAHAAPAETVLLPGAPPSRVVDTIGNGTPQVTGKIDAATARFAPDPTLVALGRRIFFDPRLSEPRGMSCAGCHDPGRAFAPTLSAASLAGPGVPEGSRPGRFSQRNAPSLLYVRYVPRRHFYQDDDAPAPSPFGGLFSDGRADTLAEQIRGPLFDPNEMNNRSPAALLRKVDATELAPDLAARFGAPVRRDPEQLVRAMGVAVEAYLQSDEMAPFTSRFDVFLRTRKPLAPAEMRGLALFRNPDKGNCMSCHTLSETSSRPERSLFTDFGYDAIAVPRNRALPANRDPRHFDNGLCDTARRLRWPEPTQWCGYLRTPGLRNVAVKQTFMHNGVFTTLRDAVAFYNTRSTDPGFWYHGARTFDDVPAAYRGNINVNSTPMNRRPGTPPALSDAEIDDIVAFLGTLTDARYMKVAAPVATAAGRITRTAVPAR; encoded by the coding sequence CTGGCCACGGCGGCCGTGCTTGCCGGCCTGGCGCTCGCCGCTCACGCCGCGCCGGCCGAAACGGTCCTGCTTCCCGGTGCGCCGCCTTCGCGCGTCGTCGACACGATCGGCAACGGCACGCCGCAGGTGACCGGCAAGATCGATGCGGCGACCGCGCGCTTCGCGCCCGACCCGACGCTCGTCGCGCTCGGCCGCCGAATCTTCTTCGATCCGCGGCTGTCCGAGCCGCGCGGCATGTCGTGCGCAGGCTGCCACGATCCGGGCCGCGCGTTCGCGCCGACGCTGTCGGCCGCCTCGCTTGCAGGGCCCGGCGTGCCGGAAGGCAGCCGGCCCGGGCGCTTCAGCCAGCGCAACGCACCGTCGCTGCTTTATGTGCGCTACGTGCCGCGCCGGCACTTCTACCAGGATGACGACGCACCCGCGCCGTCGCCGTTCGGCGGCCTGTTCAGCGACGGCCGCGCGGATACGCTCGCCGAGCAGATCCGCGGGCCGCTGTTCGATCCGAACGAGATGAACAACCGGTCGCCGGCCGCGCTGCTGCGCAAGGTCGATGCGACCGAACTCGCGCCCGATCTCGCCGCGCGCTTCGGCGCGCCGGTGCGGCGCGATCCCGAGCAGCTGGTGCGCGCGATGGGCGTGGCCGTCGAAGCCTATCTGCAAAGCGACGAGATGGCGCCGTTCACGTCGCGTTTCGATGTATTCCTGCGTACGCGCAAGCCGCTGGCGCCGGCCGAGATGCGCGGCCTCGCGCTGTTCCGGAATCCCGACAAGGGCAACTGCATGAGCTGCCATACGCTGTCGGAAACATCGAGCCGCCCGGAGCGTTCGCTCTTCACCGATTTCGGCTACGACGCGATCGCGGTGCCGCGCAACCGCGCGCTGCCGGCGAACCGCGATCCGCGCCATTTCGACAACGGGCTGTGCGACACCGCGCGGCGGCTGCGCTGGCCCGAGCCGACGCAGTGGTGCGGCTACCTGCGCACACCGGGGCTGCGCAACGTCGCGGTCAAGCAGACCTTCATGCACAACGGCGTGTTCACGACGCTGCGCGACGCGGTCGCGTTCTACAACACGCGCTCGACCGACCCGGGCTTCTGGTATCACGGGGCCAGAACGTTCGACGACGTGCCGGCCGCCTATCGCGGCAACATCAACGTCAATTCGACGCCGATGAACCGCCGGCCCGGCACGCCGCCCGCGCTGAGCGACGCGGAAATCGACGACATCGTCGCGTTCCTCGGCACGCTGACCGACGCGCGCTATATGAAGGTGGCTGCCCCGGTGGCGACCGCTGCCGGCCGGATCACGCGAACCGCCGTGCCGGCTCGCTGA
- a CDS encoding metallophosphoesterase family protein, whose protein sequence is MRRFLTRALLVRCAPLVALAALFACSNHIDSPADPASASVNVQAAWVEIGDANQAIARVITNYAPASAGDPLCPQLTVDGKLSRMSLRAGAATLAQRPTASDPSDSKPSSFPVSVCETTLPAGAQAASVAGRTLPLPKAQSQRIAIIADTGCRMKKADNAWQACNDASVWPFDTIAASVAKLSPDLVMHIGDYHYRENACPPDIAGCKDSPWGYGWDTWQADLFRPAAPLLAKAPWVVVRGNHEECARAGQGWFRFLDPRPYSAARSCDDPANDNNANYSEPYAVSLGGGSQVIVFDTAKVGRTPLKTTDAQFGIYQKQFQTVAALASKAGMTTTIFTNHHPILAFAPIAGSTPAPGNLALQSVMSSLNAQAYYPPGVHVALHGHVHDFQAINFSSGHPATIVSGNGGDNLDVALPDPFPAGLTPAPGAVIERLSHNNSFGFLIMERRAAPATGWVFHAYSAAGKLLASCNQSGTTLACDKTGFIAP, encoded by the coding sequence ATGCGACGATTCCTCACGCGCGCGCTGCTCGTGCGCTGCGCCCCTCTTGTTGCGCTCGCCGCGCTGTTCGCGTGCTCGAACCACATCGATTCGCCGGCCGATCCGGCGAGTGCGTCGGTCAACGTCCAGGCCGCATGGGTCGAGATCGGCGATGCGAACCAGGCGATCGCGCGCGTCATCACGAACTACGCGCCCGCGTCGGCCGGCGATCCGCTGTGCCCGCAACTGACCGTCGACGGCAAGCTGTCGCGCATGTCCCTGCGCGCCGGCGCCGCGACCCTCGCCCAGCGGCCCACCGCCAGCGATCCGTCCGATTCGAAGCCGTCGAGCTTCCCGGTGTCCGTCTGCGAGACGACGCTGCCGGCCGGCGCGCAGGCGGCGAGCGTCGCCGGCCGCACGCTGCCGCTGCCGAAGGCGCAGTCGCAACGCATCGCGATCATCGCCGACACCGGCTGCCGCATGAAGAAAGCCGACAACGCGTGGCAGGCGTGCAACGATGCATCGGTCTGGCCGTTCGACACGATCGCGGCCAGCGTCGCGAAGCTGTCGCCCGACCTCGTGATGCACATCGGCGACTACCACTATCGCGAGAACGCGTGCCCGCCGGACATCGCCGGCTGCAAGGACAGCCCGTGGGGCTACGGCTGGGATACGTGGCAGGCCGACCTGTTCCGTCCGGCGGCCCCGCTGCTCGCGAAGGCGCCGTGGGTCGTCGTGCGCGGCAACCACGAAGAATGCGCGCGTGCAGGCCAGGGCTGGTTCCGCTTCCTCGATCCGCGCCCGTATTCGGCCGCCCGCTCGTGCGACGATCCGGCCAACGACAACAACGCGAACTATTCGGAACCTTATGCGGTGTCGCTCGGCGGCGGCTCGCAGGTGATCGTGTTCGACACCGCGAAGGTCGGCCGCACGCCGCTCAAGACGACCGACGCGCAATTCGGCATCTACCAGAAGCAGTTCCAGACGGTCGCCGCGCTCGCGTCGAAGGCCGGCATGACGACGACGATCTTCACGAACCACCATCCGATCCTCGCGTTCGCGCCGATCGCCGGCAGCACACCCGCGCCGGGCAACCTCGCGCTGCAGTCGGTGATGTCGAGCCTCAACGCGCAGGCGTACTACCCGCCCGGCGTGCACGTCGCGCTGCACGGGCACGTGCACGACTTCCAGGCGATCAACTTCTCGTCCGGGCATCCGGCGACGATCGTGTCCGGCAACGGCGGCGACAATCTCGACGTCGCGCTGCCCGACCCGTTCCCGGCCGGCCTGACGCCTGCACCGGGCGCCGTGATCGAGCGGCTGTCGCACAACAACAGCTTCGGTTTCCTGATCATGGAACGCCGCGCCGCCCCGGCGACCGGCTGGGTGTTCCACGCATATTCGGCGGCCGGCAAGCTGCTCGCGTCGTGCAACCAGTCGGGCACGACGCTCGCCTGCGACAAGACGGGATTCATTGCGCCGTGA
- a CDS encoding class I SAM-dependent methyltransferase: METSRPNDEQSALWNGPSGRAWVDTQAPIDRMFEPLEKLLADAVAKSSARSVLDVGCGTGAVTLAIARRLGADAQCTGIDISARMIDAARARAERSGVQARFVCADVQTHAFEPASVDLIVSRLGVMFFDDPVRAFANLRHAARPNAQMRFIAWRSAADNPFMTIAEQAAAPLLPNLPARRPGAPGQFAFGERQRIASVLSDSGWADIVIEPVDLACVLPEPALDDYISRLGPVGLALLEVDEATRRRVVGTMRAAFSPYVDGADVRFDAACWLVTARAPSA; the protein is encoded by the coding sequence ATGGAAACCAGCCGGCCCAATGATGAACAATCCGCGCTATGGAACGGCCCGTCGGGGCGCGCCTGGGTCGACACGCAGGCGCCGATCGACCGGATGTTCGAACCGCTGGAGAAGCTGCTTGCGGATGCGGTGGCCAAGTCATCCGCGCGCAGCGTGCTCGACGTCGGCTGCGGCACGGGCGCGGTCACGCTCGCGATCGCGCGGCGTCTCGGGGCAGACGCGCAATGCACGGGCATCGATATCTCGGCCCGAATGATCGACGCCGCACGGGCGCGCGCCGAACGCAGCGGCGTTCAGGCCCGCTTCGTGTGCGCCGATGTGCAGACCCACGCGTTCGAGCCCGCGAGCGTCGACCTGATCGTGTCGCGCCTCGGCGTGATGTTCTTCGACGATCCGGTGCGTGCTTTTGCGAATCTGCGGCATGCGGCCCGGCCGAATGCGCAGATGCGCTTCATCGCATGGCGCAGCGCGGCCGACAATCCATTCATGACGATCGCCGAGCAGGCCGCCGCGCCGTTGCTGCCGAACCTGCCCGCCCGGCGGCCCGGCGCGCCGGGGCAATTCGCGTTCGGCGAACGGCAGCGGATCGCGTCGGTACTGTCGGACAGTGGCTGGGCGGACATCGTGATCGAGCCGGTCGATCTGGCGTGCGTGCTGCCCGAGCCCGCGCTGGACGACTACATCTCGCGGCTAGGCCCGGTCGGGCTGGCGTTGCTGGAGGTGGACGAGGCGACCCGGCGGCGCGTGGTCGGCACGATGCGTGCGGCGTTCTCGCCTTACGTGGATGGCGCCGATGTGCGCTTCGACGCGGCGTGCTGGCTCGTGACGGCGCGCGCACCGTCCGCGTAA
- a CDS encoding BCCT family transporter produces the protein MPDSRPSPRTTFKPQVVLPALAVIGALLVVCALRPSEAGALFSAGQQWVVARFDWFYVLAVTGFLVFLVLIAASDFGNIRLGPDDAEPEFSFVSWTAMLFAAGMGIGLMYFGVGEPMQHFLKPPTVDPGTPAAAREAMLMTFFHWGFHAWAIYGLMGLVLAYFGFRYNLPLTLRSGLYPVLRERINGWIGHTVDAFALVGTVAGIATTLGYGVMQLSAGLHTVAGWDTGSNVFRIGLVAVVVILAGVSAATGLDKGVRRLSELNLLLAFLLLAFVVVAGPTAFLLRALGDNIGQYLSSLVDLSFRTYAYAPPREEGWFGGWTILYWAWWVSWSPFVGMFIARISRGRTIRQFVIGVLLVPTAFNLVWMTVFGNSAIWLDTHGAAGALAQTATNVDALLFRFFDFLPMPQLLSIAAIVLIAVFFITSADSGAFVIDQIATRGNAHSPVWQRLFWAALLGVTAAVLLVAGGLGALQAMTLIAALPVAIIMIALCYGLWRGLAADRVHYSQDIAPATSFWTGQHWRHRLTHILRQTTEAEARQFVAETVEPALRKVADELRASGVDANVQRDSDDAVRLTVPTADHRDFVYGVRVTVKSAAAFLVREAAEPEAERAHVYGIVTFFEDGRLGYDVEYLRGDEVIADVLRQYERYVSLAADKRTHLLSRAPGHATEAE, from the coding sequence ATGCCAGATTCCCGTCCCTCGCCCCGCACGACATTCAAGCCCCAGGTCGTCCTGCCCGCGCTCGCGGTCATCGGCGCGCTGCTCGTCGTGTGCGCACTGCGCCCGAGCGAAGCCGGCGCGCTGTTCTCCGCCGGCCAGCAATGGGTCGTCGCGCGCTTCGACTGGTTCTACGTGCTCGCCGTCACCGGCTTCCTCGTGTTTCTCGTGCTGATCGCAGCCAGCGACTTCGGCAACATCCGGCTCGGCCCCGACGATGCCGAACCCGAATTCAGCTTCGTGTCATGGACGGCGATGCTGTTCGCGGCCGGCATGGGCATCGGCCTGATGTACTTCGGCGTCGGCGAACCGATGCAGCACTTCCTGAAGCCGCCGACCGTCGACCCCGGCACGCCCGCCGCCGCGCGCGAGGCGATGCTGATGACCTTCTTCCATTGGGGCTTCCATGCGTGGGCGATCTATGGGCTGATGGGGCTCGTGCTCGCGTACTTCGGCTTCCGCTACAACCTGCCGCTGACGTTGCGCTCGGGGCTGTATCCGGTGCTGCGCGAGCGCATCAACGGCTGGATCGGCCACACGGTCGACGCATTCGCGCTGGTCGGCACGGTCGCCGGCATCGCGACGACGCTCGGCTACGGCGTGATGCAGTTGAGCGCGGGCCTGCATACCGTCGCCGGCTGGGATACCGGCAGCAACGTGTTTCGCATCGGGCTCGTTGCGGTGGTCGTGATCCTCGCGGGCGTATCGGCCGCGACCGGCCTCGACAAGGGCGTGCGGCGACTGTCGGAGCTGAACCTGCTGCTTGCGTTCCTGCTGCTCGCGTTCGTGGTCGTCGCGGGCCCGACCGCATTCCTGCTGCGCGCGCTCGGCGACAACATCGGCCAGTACCTGTCGAGCCTCGTCGACCTGTCGTTCCGCACCTATGCGTACGCGCCGCCGCGCGAGGAAGGCTGGTTCGGCGGCTGGACGATCCTCTACTGGGCATGGTGGGTGTCGTGGTCGCCGTTCGTCGGCATGTTCATCGCGCGCATCTCGCGCGGCCGCACGATCCGCCAGTTCGTGATCGGCGTGCTGCTCGTGCCGACCGCGTTCAACCTCGTATGGATGACGGTGTTCGGCAACAGCGCGATCTGGCTCGATACGCACGGCGCGGCCGGCGCGCTCGCGCAAACTGCAACCAACGTCGACGCGCTGCTGTTCCGCTTCTTCGATTTCCTGCCGATGCCGCAACTGCTGTCGATCGCCGCGATCGTGCTGATCGCGGTGTTCTTCATCACCTCGGCCGATTCGGGCGCGTTCGTGATCGACCAGATCGCCACGCGCGGCAACGCGCACTCACCGGTGTGGCAACGGCTGTTCTGGGCCGCGCTGCTTGGCGTGACGGCCGCGGTACTGCTCGTCGCAGGCGGGCTCGGCGCATTGCAGGCGATGACGCTGATCGCCGCGCTGCCGGTCGCGATCATCATGATCGCGCTCTGCTACGGGCTGTGGCGCGGGCTCGCGGCCGACCGCGTGCACTATTCGCAGGACATCGCACCCGCGACGAGTTTCTGGACCGGCCAGCACTGGCGCCACCGCCTGACCCACATCCTGCGGCAGACGACCGAAGCCGAAGCGCGCCAGTTCGTCGCCGAGACGGTCGAGCCCGCGTTGCGCAAAGTCGCCGACGAGCTGCGCGCGAGCGGCGTCGACGCGAACGTGCAGCGCGACAGCGACGATGCCGTGCGGCTCACCGTGCCGACCGCCGACCACCGCGATTTCGTGTACGGCGTGCGCGTGACGGTGAAATCCGCGGCCGCGTTCCTGGTGCGCGAGGCGGCCGAGCCGGAAGCGGAACGGGCGCACGTGTACGGGATCGTCACGTTCTTCGAGGACGGGCGGCTCGGCTACGACGTCGAATACCTGCGCGGCGACGAAGTGATTGCCGACGTGTTGCGCCAGTACGAACGCTACGTGTCGCTCGCGGCCGACAAGCGCACGCATCTGCTGAGCCGCGCGCCGGGACATGCGACGGAGGCCGAATGA